A region from the Beduinella massiliensis genome encodes:
- a CDS encoding ATP-binding cassette domain-containing protein gives MIQLNGIEVKFGDFTALHDINVNVKEGEFFTFLGPSGCGKTTTLRTITGFIEPVHGTVCVKDRDITHVPIEERNIGIVFQSYALFPTMTVYDNIAFGLKLKKLKKGEIDEKVRGIAKKVDLSDEQLKKAVSQLSGGQQQRVAIARALVTEPAIICMDEPLSNLDAKLRVQLRNELKAMQKEFGITTIYVTHDQEEALTLSDRIAVFNKGFIEQIGTPNEVYNHSATEFVCNFIGDINRLGEEIVGRMIAKGAKLSIKDNNYVRLERLHVNTPPQDGVMVVEGKIENREYYGLYIKYYIHACGQTIKVIEKNDGVNIYEPGQTVHININPADVMAYTPAEA, from the coding sequence ATGATTCAGTTGAACGGCATCGAAGTGAAGTTTGGGGACTTCACCGCGCTTCACGATATCAATGTAAACGTGAAGGAAGGCGAGTTTTTCACCTTCCTGGGGCCGTCGGGCTGCGGAAAGACGACGACGCTGCGCACGATCACGGGCTTCATCGAGCCGGTGCACGGTACGGTCTGCGTAAAGGACAGGGATATCACCCACGTGCCGATCGAAGAGAGAAACATCGGCATCGTCTTTCAAAGCTACGCGCTGTTCCCAACGATGACGGTGTACGACAATATCGCGTTCGGCCTCAAGCTCAAGAAGCTGAAAAAGGGCGAGATCGATGAAAAGGTGCGGGGAATCGCCAAAAAGGTCGATCTTTCAGACGAGCAGCTTAAAAAGGCGGTATCGCAGCTCTCGGGCGGTCAGCAGCAGCGCGTGGCCATCGCGCGCGCCCTGGTGACGGAGCCCGCGATCATCTGTATGGACGAACCGCTTTCCAATCTGGACGCCAAACTGCGCGTACAGCTTCGTAACGAGCTCAAGGCGATGCAGAAGGAGTTCGGCATCACGACCATTTACGTGACGCACGATCAGGAGGAAGCGCTTACCCTGTCTGACCGCATCGCGGTCTTCAACAAGGGGTTTATCGAGCAGATCGGTACGCCCAACGAGGTGTACAACCACTCCGCGACGGAGTTCGTCTGCAACTTTATCGGCGACATCAACCGGCTGGGGGAGGAGATCGTCGGGCGCATGATCGCCAAGGGCGCGAAGCTCTCGATCAAGGACAACAACTACGTACGCCTGGAGCGCCTGCACGTGAATACCCCGCCGCAGGACGGCGTGATGGTCGTAGAAGGCAAGATTGAGAACCGCGAGTATTACGGCCTTTACATCAAGTATTACATCCATGCCTGCGGGCAGACGATCAAGGTCATCGAGAAGAACGACGGCGTGAACATCTACGAGCCCGGTCAAACCGTCCACATCAACATCAACCCGGCGGACGTCATGGCCTATACGCCCGCCGAGGCGTAG
- a CDS encoding extracellular solute-binding protein: MKKWIASLLALTMVFSLVCVGSAGADSGYTIRIYSNSNSTERTTWLINEAKQAGFSISIDDNTVLSGDTAAIQAANEKKDGDILFGLNETRWSQVVNGTYENLSVIDWTPSWADQVGAYVYPGKAYGLVIQNVLMLYRTDDLGTKGEKLSFKHWADIVDCGYKWYRQGKVGGTTNANINSAMLYAFVDPTSKAGGISIDGWKTLWNYCANGMFTGDSYGFDALNRGDVQVSTFYSSSLYGKIDAAADSSENPLKGTMTPENWELVDIEDGTYYIAEYLGVLDREGRTDEETETVKAFAEWFGSAEVQAAWGEEFDSYPCNEDAAKMLYPDGVPAIYTLKNFALEKVEGTDMNYAEYVAAHSSEWTNIMTNLGFYWADANGAAAEPDWENLDWAVLTQPAA; the protein is encoded by the coding sequence TTGAAGAAATGGATCGCATCCCTTCTGGCCCTGACGATGGTCTTCTCTCTCGTTTGCGTTGGCTCTGCCGGCGCGGACTCGGGATATACCATCCGCATCTACTCTAACTCCAACTCCACCGAGCGCACGACCTGGCTGATCAACGAAGCCAAGCAGGCGGGCTTCAGCATTTCCATCGACGACAACACCGTCCTCTCGGGCGACACGGCCGCCATTCAGGCCGCGAACGAGAAGAAGGACGGCGATATCCTCTTCGGCCTCAACGAGACGCGTTGGAGCCAGGTCGTCAACGGCACGTATGAAAACCTGTCCGTGATCGATTGGACGCCCTCCTGGGCGGATCAGGTGGGCGCGTACGTCTACCCCGGCAAGGCTTACGGCCTGGTCATTCAGAACGTCCTGATGCTGTACCGCACGGACGACCTGGGCACCAAGGGCGAGAAGCTCTCCTTCAAGCACTGGGCCGACATCGTGGACTGCGGCTACAAGTGGTATCGCCAGGGCAAGGTCGGCGGCACCACGAACGCCAACATCAACTCCGCGATGCTCTATGCGTTTGTCGATCCGACCTCCAAGGCGGGCGGCATCTCGATCGACGGTTGGAAGACCCTGTGGAACTACTGCGCGAACGGCATGTTCACGGGCGACTCCTACGGCTTTGACGCGCTGAACCGCGGCGACGTGCAGGTTTCCACGTTCTATTCCTCCTCGCTCTACGGCAAGATCGACGCGGCGGCGGACAGCTCCGAGAATCCCCTCAAGGGCACGATGACGCCGGAGAACTGGGAACTCGTCGACATTGAGGACGGTACCTATTACATCGCCGAGTACCTGGGCGTGCTCGACCGCGAAGGCCGCACGGATGAAGAGACCGAGACCGTCAAGGCATTTGCCGAGTGGTTCGGTTCCGCCGAAGTGCAGGCTGCGTGGGGCGAAGAGTTCGACTCCTACCCCTGCAACGAGGACGCGGCCAAGATGCTCTACCCGGATGGCGTCCCGGCGATCTACACCCTGAAGAACTTCGCGCTGGAGAAGGTGGAAGGCACCGACATGAACTACGCCGAGTACGTGGCGGCCCACTCCAGCGAATGGACCAACATCATGACGAATCTGGGCTTCTACTGGGCGGACGCGAACGGCGCCGCTGCGGAGCCTGATTGGGAAAATCTCGATTGGGCCGTGCTGACGCAGCCCGCTGCCTAA
- a CDS encoding helix-turn-helix domain-containing protein, translating to MRIYHETRKPADSVQYLYDCNLQRRTGRATVAQAHIHECFEILYCTQGAFRLRVGGQPFRLSPGDMALIDPMEAHHTQAVGPGENAYIVLKFAPEVLYSAEQPLYELGALVPYLRFGATHQKIFTDEEMRSAGMDAAVLEIYQEFAQRRYGYTLAARAGIGRLFVWILRRWHEKNEVEALSDTAARLLERAFTFIENNYAQEITMRDAARYCDMSYTSFSRFFSQYAQRGFAQTLTQVRLKKAMFLLLTTDLSTTEIAMQTGFSTASYFISRFKEMNHMTPGRYRRGLALEGK from the coding sequence ATGCGCATCTATCATGAAACGCGCAAGCCCGCGGACAGCGTGCAGTATTTATACGATTGTAACCTGCAGCGGCGCACGGGGCGGGCGACGGTGGCGCAGGCGCACATCCACGAGTGCTTTGAGATCCTGTACTGTACGCAGGGCGCCTTCCGCCTTCGCGTCGGCGGGCAGCCCTTTCGGCTGTCTCCTGGGGACATGGCGCTCATCGATCCGATGGAGGCGCACCATACGCAGGCGGTCGGTCCGGGGGAGAACGCCTATATCGTGCTGAAGTTTGCGCCGGAGGTTCTTTACAGCGCCGAACAGCCGCTTTACGAGTTGGGCGCTCTCGTACCGTATCTGCGCTTTGGCGCGACGCACCAGAAGATCTTTACGGACGAGGAAATGCGCTCTGCGGGTATGGACGCGGCGGTGCTCGAAATTTATCAGGAATTTGCGCAGCGCCGATACGGCTATACGCTCGCGGCGCGCGCAGGCATCGGGCGGCTTTTTGTCTGGATTTTGCGCCGCTGGCACGAAAAGAACGAGGTGGAGGCGCTCAGCGACACGGCGGCGCGATTGCTCGAGCGTGCATTTACGTTCATCGAAAACAACTATGCGCAGGAGATCACCATGCGCGACGCCGCACGCTACTGCGACATGTCGTATACGTCCTTTTCACGGTTCTTTTCGCAGTATGCGCAGCGCGGCTTTGCGCAGACGCTCACCCAGGTGCGCCTCAAGAAGGCTATGTTCCTGCTGCTGACGACCGACCTTTCGACCACGGAAATCGCGATGCAGACGGGGTTTTCGACGGCGAGTTATTTTATTTCGCGCTTTAAGGAGATGAATCACATGACGCCGGGACGCTACAGGCGCGGGCTGGCGCTGGAAGGAAAATAG
- a CDS encoding Gfo/Idh/MocA family oxidoreductase has translation MSKRLRIGIIGCGGIANGKHMPSIKAVDRADMVAFCDLVPERAEKAAKEYGTPDAKVYTDYKELLKDPTIDVVHVLTPNRSHAELTIDALHAGKHVMCEKPMAKTAADARRMVEAAKETGKKLTIGYQHRHKPESRFLKSVIERGDLGDIYYAKALAIRRRGTPNWGVFLNEYEQGGGPLIDIGTHSLDLTLYLMNNYKPRMVVGTKYKKVEHPECGNPWGGWAEGANTLEDAAFGFIVMENGATITLDATWALNTIEPIPEGSVQLCGSKAGAQIKNGLSINKAEFDRLIEVVPDMAAGGVAFYDGVKETPGITEQRRWIDALENDTDPVVLPEQACVVSEILEAIYTSARTGEPVYFNK, from the coding sequence ATGTCCAAGAGACTTCGTATCGGCATCATCGGCTGCGGCGGCATCGCCAACGGCAAGCATATGCCCTCCATCAAGGCGGTCGACCGCGCGGATATGGTCGCGTTCTGCGATCTCGTCCCCGAGCGCGCCGAGAAGGCCGCCAAGGAATACGGCACGCCCGACGCCAAGGTTTACACCGATTACAAGGAACTGCTGAAAGACCCGACGATCGATGTCGTACACGTGCTGACCCCCAACCGTTCCCACGCGGAGCTCACCATCGACGCACTTCATGCGGGCAAGCACGTCATGTGCGAAAAACCCATGGCCAAGACGGCGGCCGACGCGCGCCGCATGGTGGAAGCGGCCAAGGAGACCGGCAAAAAGCTCACCATCGGCTATCAGCATCGCCATAAGCCCGAAAGCCGCTTCCTCAAAAGCGTCATCGAGCGCGGCGACCTGGGCGACATCTACTACGCCAAGGCCCTGGCCATCCGCCGCCGCGGCACGCCGAATTGGGGCGTCTTCCTCAACGAGTATGAGCAGGGCGGCGGGCCGCTGATCGACATCGGCACGCACTCCCTCGACCTCACGCTCTACCTCATGAACAACTACAAGCCGCGCATGGTCGTCGGCACCAAGTACAAGAAGGTCGAGCATCCCGAGTGCGGCAACCCCTGGGGCGGCTGGGCGGAAGGCGCCAACACCCTGGAGGACGCAGCGTTCGGCTTTATCGTCATGGAAAACGGCGCCACGATCACCCTGGATGCGACCTGGGCGCTCAATACCATCGAGCCCATCCCGGAAGGCAGCGTACAGCTTTGCGGCTCCAAGGCTGGCGCGCAAATCAAAAACGGCCTTTCCATCAACAAGGCAGAATTTGACCGTCTGATCGAGGTCGTGCCGGACATGGCGGCGGGCGGCGTCGCGTTCTACGACGGCGTGAAGGAAACCCCCGGCATCACCGAGCAGCGCCGTTGGATCGATGCGCTGGAGAACGACACCGATCCCGTCGTGCTGCCGGAGCAGGCCTGCGTCGTCTCTGAAATCCTCGAGGCGATTTATACCTCCGCCCGGACGGGCGAGCCCGTGTATTTTAACAAGTAA
- a CDS encoding Gfo/Idh/MocA family protein — MLKVALISKWHVHARDYAHELSSTPGCEIAGVWDEDAAVCKAWAEELGCRAYESYEAVLTDPQIGGVSITTSTNLHPDIIIRACDAGKAVFTEKVLALRTEDALRIQEAVRRNGTRFVISFPHKCNPSILRAKQMADAGELGEVTYARVRNVHNGSTADWLPPHFYDRTLCGGGAMIDLGAHPMYTLCWLLGEPLSVQSTFTSFTNRPVEDNAVSVLTFPKGVIGVSETGFVSQNNPYTLEISGTKGALMVHGTLQACCEATGGEWKEITDLPEKPELPVRQWVRAVNEGYDLPEFGIEQAVLLTRVMEAAYQPKAAQGASL, encoded by the coding sequence ATGCTTAAGGTTGCGCTCATCAGCAAATGGCACGTGCATGCCAGGGACTATGCCCACGAGCTTTCCTCCACGCCCGGCTGCGAAATTGCCGGTGTTTGGGATGAGGATGCGGCGGTCTGCAAAGCCTGGGCCGAGGAACTCGGCTGCCGCGCATACGAAAGCTATGAGGCGGTGCTCACCGATCCGCAAATCGGCGGCGTCTCCATCACCACCTCCACCAATCTGCATCCGGACATCATCATCCGCGCCTGCGACGCGGGCAAGGCTGTGTTCACGGAAAAGGTGCTCGCACTCAGAACCGAGGATGCGCTGCGCATTCAGGAGGCTGTGCGCCGTAACGGCACGCGCTTCGTCATCTCCTTCCCCCACAAGTGCAACCCGTCGATCCTGCGCGCCAAGCAGATGGCCGACGCGGGCGAGCTGGGCGAGGTGACCTATGCCCGCGTACGCAATGTGCACAACGGCAGCACCGCCGATTGGCTGCCCCCGCACTTCTACGACCGCACGCTCTGCGGCGGCGGCGCGATGATCGATCTGGGGGCGCACCCGATGTACACGCTGTGCTGGCTGCTGGGTGAGCCCCTGTCCGTACAGTCCACCTTCACCAGTTTCACGAACCGCCCGGTTGAGGATAATGCGGTCAGCGTGCTGACATTCCCCAAGGGCGTCATCGGCGTTTCGGAGACGGGCTTCGTCTCCCAGAACAACCCTTACACGCTGGAGATCAGCGGCACCAAGGGCGCGCTGATGGTGCACGGCACGCTGCAGGCCTGCTGCGAGGCGACCGGCGGCGAATGGAAGGAAATTACCGATCTGCCGGAAAAGCCGGAGCTGCCTGTGCGTCAATGGGTCAGGGCCGTAAACGAGGGCTACGACCTGCCGGAGTTCGGCATCGAGCAGGCCGTGCTGCTCACGCGCGTGATGGAGGCTGCATACCAGCCTAAAGCGGCGCAGGGCGCCAGCCTATAA
- a CDS encoding DUF2961 domain-containing protein — MYIDLGNLFARRQAQSRSINAENFRGEKGKGGMDTPETARNKRIASASRELGMGNKVSPCLDLAAGETVEIMDNDGPGIIRHIWMTLDPAFYRDIIVRMYWDGEEEPSVESPIGDFFCNSWNKAQDVFSIPINVNPRGGMNCFFPMPFRRHARITVTNDSPCELLGFFYTINYTLEAVGEDALYFHAQFRRSNPLAYGKHYTLIDKIEGRGQYVGTFMAWQQNNAGWWGEGEIEMYLDGDETYPSIVGTGTEDYFGGAWGFAHEKDSRSFSAPYFGYIDASDGQPGCMRAGSRFILYRFHVHDPIFFERELTVRMQALGWRKEGRYLPLQDDIASVVYWYQDLPHAKFPELPSRNKREII, encoded by the coding sequence ATGTACATCGACCTCGGAAACTTGTTTGCACGTCGCCAAGCGCAGTCCCGTTCGATTAATGCGGAAAATTTTCGCGGGGAAAAGGGGAAGGGCGGGATGGATACCCCTGAGACCGCTAGAAACAAAAGGATCGCATCCGCTAGCCGTGAATTAGGGATGGGCAATAAAGTATCACCGTGCCTGGATTTAGCGGCTGGTGAAACCGTCGAAATCATGGATAATGATGGACCGGGTATTATACGCCACATCTGGATGACGCTGGACCCTGCCTTTTACCGCGATATTATTGTTCGTATGTACTGGGATGGAGAGGAAGAACCCTCTGTCGAAAGCCCAATCGGAGATTTTTTCTGCAATAGCTGGAACAAAGCACAGGACGTCTTTTCCATCCCCATAAACGTCAATCCGCGTGGAGGAATGAACTGCTTTTTTCCCATGCCCTTTCGACGGCACGCACGGATTACGGTGACGAATGACTCGCCTTGTGAGTTGCTTGGCTTCTTTTATACGATTAATTATACTTTAGAAGCAGTAGGGGAAGATGCGCTTTATTTCCATGCACAATTCCGACGTTCAAACCCACTCGCATACGGCAAGCACTACACATTGATCGATAAGATCGAGGGGCGTGGGCAGTATGTCGGTACGTTTATGGCATGGCAGCAAAACAATGCTGGGTGGTGGGGCGAAGGGGAAATCGAAATGTACCTGGACGGCGACGAAACATATCCCTCGATCGTAGGGACAGGCACCGAGGATTACTTTGGTGGCGCTTGGGGATTTGCACACGAAAAGGACAGCCGTAGCTTTTCAGCACCTTACTTTGGATACATTGACGCATCAGACGGGCAGCCAGGCTGTATGCGAGCGGGTTCACGCTTCATTCTATACCGTTTTCACGTTCACGATCCAATCTTTTTTGAAAGAGAGCTCACCGTAAGAATGCAGGCGTTGGGCTGGCGTAAAGAAGGAAGATATTTGCCTCTCCAGGACGACATCGCAAGCGTTGTTTATTGGTATCAGGATCTGCCACACGCAAAATTTCCGGAACTACCCTCACGGAATAAACGCGAGATTATTTAA
- a CDS encoding ABC transporter permease subunit, whose translation MKKKIDPFPFVCTALITLMAATCLIPILHVLAVSLSSNTAASAGVVWLWPKGFTLTSYAYVLKRVMFWKSMWVSIERVVLGGAINVLMCVLTAYPLSKSRERFSMRTPYVWFLFFTTLFSGGLIPWYILIKEFGMLDTIWALVLPGAVPVFNVLVMLNFYRAIPQQLEEAALIDGAGQWKILMRIYLPASLPAIATITVFSLVNHWNNWFDGVILMNRPENYPMSSYLRILLFQSDILEVSSSSSQELKEISERTLQSAQMFVGILPILFVYPFLQKYFVKGILLGSVKG comes from the coding sequence ATGAAAAAGAAGATCGATCCGTTTCCATTTGTCTGCACAGCACTGATTACGCTGATGGCCGCAACTTGCCTCATTCCGATTCTACATGTGTTGGCTGTCTCGCTCAGCAGCAATACGGCGGCTTCTGCAGGTGTGGTATGGCTATGGCCTAAGGGTTTTACGCTCACCTCTTACGCTTATGTTCTCAAGCGCGTAATGTTTTGGAAGTCCATGTGGGTTTCAATAGAACGCGTCGTGCTTGGCGGCGCGATCAACGTGCTGATGTGCGTACTAACGGCCTATCCGCTTTCTAAATCACGAGAACGCTTTTCAATGCGCACGCCCTACGTATGGTTCCTCTTTTTTACTACGCTTTTCTCAGGCGGCCTTATTCCTTGGTATATCCTCATAAAGGAATTCGGCATGCTCGATACGATTTGGGCGCTCGTTCTTCCGGGAGCGGTCCCTGTCTTCAACGTATTGGTGATGCTAAATTTTTATCGTGCGATTCCGCAGCAGCTGGAGGAGGCGGCTCTTATTGACGGAGCAGGACAATGGAAAATCCTTATGAGAATCTACTTGCCCGCTTCCCTTCCTGCCATCGCAACGATCACGGTGTTTTCACTCGTCAATCACTGGAACAACTGGTTTGACGGCGTGATCCTGATGAACCGACCGGAGAACTATCCAATGTCCAGCTATTTGCGCATTCTGTTGTTTCAAAGTGACATCCTAGAGGTAAGCAGCAGCAGTAGTCAAGAGCTGAAGGAAATTTCCGAGCGCACGCTTCAATCTGCGCAGATGTTTGTCGGTATTTTGCCTATCTTGTTTGTCTATCCTTTTTTGCAAAAATACTTTGTCAAGGGTATTTTGCTGGGAAGCGTCAAAGGCTAA
- a CDS encoding ABC transporter permease subunit, translated as MLRKFKREFSFHAMMLPALILTFLFAYIPMGGITIAFQNFIPAKGMFGDQQWVGLGNFRYIFSMPDALNVIRNTVFISVGKMIGLIIVPVLTAILLNEVNRPGYKRVLQTVVSFPHFVSWVIMAAILTKLLSGSGMINTLLKTLGLKSIPFLSKAAVFPYTMIISDIWKEFGFSSIIYLATITNIDPQLYEAARVDGANRWQLNWHITLPGMASIIVLMSLLSLGNILNAGFDQIYNMYNPIVMDTGDIIDTFVYRMGIINFKYGVATAMGLFKSVISCILISVSYYMAYRFADYRVF; from the coding sequence ATGCTTCGAAAGTTTAAAAGAGAGTTTTCGTTTCATGCGATGATGCTGCCCGCGCTCATCCTCACGTTCCTATTCGCTTACATCCCAATGGGCGGAATTACCATTGCCTTCCAAAATTTTATTCCGGCAAAAGGAATGTTCGGAGATCAGCAATGGGTTGGTCTCGGAAATTTCAGGTACATTTTTTCCATGCCGGATGCGTTGAACGTCATACGCAACACGGTCTTTATCTCGGTTGGAAAGATGATCGGCCTGATCATCGTGCCGGTTCTGACGGCTATCCTGCTCAACGAGGTGAATCGGCCTGGCTACAAGCGCGTGCTTCAGACGGTTGTGAGTTTTCCTCACTTCGTCTCCTGGGTGATCATGGCCGCGATTCTTACAAAACTGCTTTCCGGCTCGGGCATGATCAATACACTGCTAAAGACGTTGGGGTTGAAATCTATTCCCTTTCTGAGCAAAGCGGCTGTCTTTCCGTACACGATGATTATTTCAGACATTTGGAAGGAATTTGGTTTCAGTTCTATCATCTATCTCGCTACGATAACGAATATCGACCCGCAACTTTATGAGGCTGCGCGGGTCGACGGAGCAAACCGCTGGCAGCTTAACTGGCATATTACGCTGCCGGGAATGGCGTCGATTATCGTGTTAATGAGCCTGCTTAGCTTGGGCAACATCTTGAATGCAGGTTTTGACCAGATCTACAACATGTATAACCCGATTGTCATGGATACAGGCGACATCATTGATACGTTCGTTTATCGCATGGGCATTATCAACTTCAAGTACGGCGTAGCGACGGCCATGGGCTTATTTAAATCCGTCATATCGTGTATACTCATCAGTGTGTCCTATTACATGGCGTATCGTTTTGCGGATTACCGTGTGTTTTAG
- a CDS encoding extracellular solute-binding protein, whose amino-acid sequence MKKLSFFLVLMLISTLLSSFALAQDEPIEITTVRSSVGDRILTFISRSGENDEDNRWTRLIEEELGIKIKYNWIAGSVEEYDQKLNLSLASGDMPDFIKFTSLSQVHQAVEAGYVQDARPLFDEYASPLLKEIYALDNEVEFNACTFAGILGAIPKISPAQDTYQSCFIRKDWLDKLGLQEPKSQQDLLAIMEAFVTKDPDGNGKDDTYALGISDDLWNDLYNVKGFACAYGAYPSIWYDDGNGKVIFGSVQPEMKAMLSQLNEMYEKGWIDPEFVVNDVGENVIGGKIGVVYGPAYVPWITQASHNFDGAMWQAYVLPHVSEPYAKTTGTSSTAEYYGINVNAKHPEALIQILNLFAEKCWGETAQADVYFGAGDAEGMYHLCPFNFLHPYNNYLIMEGIEKGLAQGSSEGIFAPAVGFYNGVMLYREQHDELAWANEFVMSPNPYSTTSVNKFQRDNNLVVTAARAWTQAEEDRGVVCEKLLNDSFIKMIMGEMPVDDFDKVVDEWYKLGGEAISQEMNAWYGANQ is encoded by the coding sequence TTGAAGAAGTTAAGTTTTTTTCTGGTTCTGATGCTTATATCTACGCTTCTTTCCTCGTTCGCGTTGGCGCAGGACGAACCGATCGAAATTACTACCGTACGCAGTTCGGTTGGTGATCGTATATTGACATTCATCTCGAGATCCGGCGAAAATGACGAGGATAACCGCTGGACACGACTCATTGAAGAGGAACTTGGTATAAAAATCAAGTACAACTGGATTGCCGGAAGTGTGGAGGAATACGATCAGAAACTCAACCTTTCGCTGGCTTCAGGCGATATGCCGGACTTCATCAAGTTTACGTCCTTGAGCCAGGTTCATCAGGCGGTAGAGGCAGGTTATGTTCAGGATGCACGCCCGTTGTTTGACGAATATGCATCGCCGCTGCTCAAGGAAATTTATGCGCTTGATAACGAAGTGGAATTTAACGCATGTACCTTTGCGGGGATTCTCGGTGCGATTCCCAAGATTTCGCCCGCACAGGATACCTACCAGTCCTGCTTTATCCGTAAGGACTGGCTGGATAAGCTAGGGCTTCAGGAGCCGAAATCGCAGCAGGATCTGCTTGCCATCATGGAGGCATTCGTTACGAAAGACCCTGACGGCAACGGTAAGGACGATACATATGCGCTGGGAATTTCTGACGACCTTTGGAACGACCTGTACAACGTCAAGGGTTTCGCCTGTGCCTACGGCGCATATCCGTCTATCTGGTATGACGACGGCAACGGTAAGGTCATTTTCGGCAGCGTGCAGCCGGAAATGAAGGCAATGCTCTCCCAGTTGAATGAAATGTACGAAAAGGGCTGGATTGATCCGGAATTTGTCGTCAACGATGTGGGCGAAAACGTGATTGGTGGCAAAATCGGTGTTGTTTATGGCCCGGCATACGTGCCGTGGATTACGCAGGCAAGCCACAATTTCGACGGTGCGATGTGGCAAGCTTACGTCCTGCCGCACGTGAGTGAGCCCTATGCGAAGACGACGGGCACCTCTTCTACGGCAGAGTACTACGGCATCAACGTGAACGCAAAACATCCGGAGGCGCTGATTCAGATATTAAATCTCTTTGCGGAAAAATGCTGGGGAGAGACCGCACAAGCAGACGTTTACTTTGGCGCGGGCGATGCGGAGGGAATGTACCATCTGTGCCCGTTTAACTTCTTGCATCCCTATAACAATTACTTGATTATGGAAGGTATAGAAAAAGGACTTGCGCAAGGTTCCTCTGAGGGAATTTTCGCACCTGCTGTTGGATTCTATAACGGAGTGATGCTCTACCGTGAGCAGCACGACGAGTTGGCCTGGGCCAATGAGTTTGTAATGTCGCCCAACCCGTATTCCACGACCTCGGTAAACAAATTCCAGCGCGACAACAATCTTGTCGTGACGGCTGCCCGTGCTTGGACGCAGGCAGAGGAAGACCGCGGCGTGGTCTGCGAAAAGCTGCTGAACGATTCCTTCATCAAGATGATCATGGGCGAAATGCCTGTTGACGACTTTGATAAGGTGGTAGACGAGTGGTATAAGCTGGGCGGCGAGGCGATCTCTCAAGAGATGAACGCCTGGTACGGAGCGAATCAATAA